The genomic DNA ACGAAGAAATGATCGCAATGCTATGGGCCGTTATAGTCCTTTTTGACGGCTCTGATTTAGGAATAAGAAgtgatggtggaagatggtttgaagaagatatcAGATGCTTGGCTGTGACAGGTCGAGGATGGCATGGGAGACTGAGAGTCacgtcgtcgtcgttcgCATCGATCAATGTCGGCTTGCCGAATTGACCTAGAACATAAGTACCCCCATAAACAGCACAACCACTTAATTCGGATGAGTGCCTTGGCATGTGGAAGGAGCAAAAATTATGACTCACCGGCAAAATCCCTGGGCTATTTCCCCTGCTCCTCCGTATTGTCCCACAAGAAAAGCGGAGGACCCATATCGCCCTAATGACTTGAGATACCTCCTTGTCTTCATTAATGCAGGTAGCGTTTGGTCTTCTGGTGATGTGCAATGGGCGATGGCGTACGCTATCGAAAGCGCAAGACCTGTTggaagggcaaaggaaTCCTGCAGGAAACCCAGGAGGGGCTGCGTCTCTTTGCCTAAACGGAAGCGTTAACTTCGATATTGAACTTGAAGCCCAGTGGTCTCACCTCGAATAATATCATTATGCTCAAATTCTCCTGCAGCAAACATGAAAAACTTCATCAATTTTCTCTTGTCCATCAAGGACACGCTCTTGTCTTTGAAaatttcttccttgcttccGGGAACCTTCCTTGCCCCAGCAcaatcttcatcccatATATTTACCGAGTCCAGAAGTTTGAAGGAAACATATTTACTGACATCTGACGAAATGAGCACGTCGATTAGAGGTCCTCGAGAGGGCAGGATGGCGGGAAAAAGCGACAAGGCATATCGTCGTCGATCATTTTGCAGAGTAGGCGTAACGACGGATGTCGACGCATGTGTGTATGACACTGCCGCTGAAGAAGACTCTACGCGTGTGGTGGACCACTCAACGAGCTCGTCTAGTGTCAAACTAGCTTGTTCTCCTCCGTAATATTCGTTTGGATCGAGGTGCAGAACGGTCTTGCCAGCTTTCGCGAGGGCGGCTGCGGCGATACTCTCAGCGATGCCAGTGCCGATGACTACGACGTCGTATGAGTCGGACTCAAGTTCAATGTTGGACATGGAATTGAGATTGTGGTGCAATTAAATCGTTGGAGCTTTATGATAGTGGTAGGTGCAGTTATGGGTGGCCATACCCCTTTGATATAGGAATGATTTATGCATACTTACTTCACTATCTCATTCGTTCATATTCTTCGCACGCGCATGACATGGCAGGGTGATTATCAGGCAGCACCAAAAGACTCTGTTGATTGTTAATTATCTACGGAAGCTAATTTCTAATTCCAAGCAAGCTAAGCTCGACACAAAAAGGACATACACGCACAACAAGCCAAAAAAAGTGATAGTAACACACACCTGCGTCATCACTTTTCCATTTACGTAAACGCCATTCACGTCTTGCTTCGCTGTCGCAAGGAGCTCTCATTCCCTGGCCGTTGCACGAGCAACTATCGATTAACAACGCCGAATACACATTGCACAAATAGAGTAGCATTCGCGACCCACCAGCGAGGATCCATCTTCACCATGACAACCTCACTCTTTGTTCCAGTGGCCTATATCACTGTGCTTGTCACAGCAATGGCCATCTTTTCTCGTGTCTACAGACGGCGACGAGCTGGTACGCTtgctttctttcttctgaTAATGGTGACTGACTATTTCTGACTATTTCACGTTGTTTAGTCTCCAAGACATCAATAGAACCATGGTTTCCTAGCCATCCTACCCGAGAAGTCTATATGTCTCTGTTGGCTGACGAACCGCCCGCACCCGAAAATCTCCTCAAGGCTGCTCTCCTGTCTCGCGCCATCACCGACGTTCAACGTATCTGGCGGCTCAAAGACGACAAGACTGCCCTTGCTAGCCTTCATACACGAGGTCTTGTTGGTGACGACACCATGGCTAGGTTTGCGGCTGCAGAgaaagagctggaagcGGAAATCGTGGATGTGATCTCAGAAGCCAACACTTTCAAGCAAGGGTGGGGACAATTCTTATTCGCCACTGCTACCGAGATGGCCCAGTCAGAGAAAACCAAGGAAGCTGTAATTAACATGCATAAGACAAGAATTGCAGAAGGTGTGGTCCTTTTTACCACTTCCTATACTCTACCTGCTAACGAACCACGTCGTACAGAAAAACGTCTCGCACGGAGAGCCAAGTATGATACATGATATAAATATCGATCCATAGTAGCCGAATAGGTAACAATTTCTTAACCATTCATGGAACACGGAATCAGCTTTATGTGGGCGGCTCCCCTAGACGTGCAAATTGCTGTGGACTTAGATGATAGGGTATTCGAAATCATTTGTTAAAATCAGGGCAGCGGCAGTGACACCTAATAGCAAAGTGGGTAGTCATCGCTTGATGTTATTTCGACGTTGCTAATGACTTTTAGGGGGTGGCGGTGGtaaaaaaggagaagaagtaggTACTTTAGCATAGATAGAATCATGATCATCGCGTCACCACTTGTACGATTAAACTTCAGGGCATTATTATTCCACAAGAAAATTCATGAATGACTGGGAACGATGGACATGGCCATTTAACGAAGTTAACTTTGTTGTATGTTCAAACACAACAGAACTGAAAGGTAAACGGACATTACTGCAAGTTTGAGCGGCTGAGGCAACTGATCCTGATCCTTGTGACCTAATAAGCATCGACGCGGGAAGCCTCTTCCTGCGGAATGCTGCTCAGTTGGGCAGAGCCGTGTTAATGTACCGAAAAATTCCACAAATGCAGACTAACATAACGTGCATCATCTCACGATGGCATATATAAATAAAGTAGCGAAAACGAAGAACATTGACAAAGCCCTGCTACCTCCTGGACCAACACTTAAATGGCTTAAGCACCGAAACCGTAAAGGGTACGGCCCTGCCTCTTAAGGGCGTAGACAACGTCGAGGGAGGTGACTAAGAGTACGTCAGTAAAATGCTCACACGATAAATATTTCAAAACGACCCACCAGTCTTCCTCTTAGCGTGCTCAGTGTAGGTAACAGAGTCACGGATGACGTTCTCAAGGAAGATCTTAAGGACGCCTCGAGTCTCCTCGTAGATGAGACCACTAACAAAGGAATTAGTATTCAGCATACCAATGCAAGATAATCAAACGTACGAGATACGCTTGACACCACCTCGTCGAGCAAGACGTCGGATAGCGGGCTTGGTGATACCCCTGCAAATTGAGTAAGCGCCGACTCCGAGATGATGGGAAAACTACAACTACTTACTGGATGTTGTCACGAAGGACCTTCCTGTGTCGCTTGGCACCACCCTTGCCGAGACCCTTGCCACCCTTTCCTCGACCAGACATGATTAAGTGTTGTGTATTGGGGGGTaaatgagaagaaagagaagagagagtaTTTGTAAACTTGTtcgttggaagaaggattaGAATAAAAGATAAGGAATTCCATTATATAGCTCAGCGCAGAAGGGCGGCCTGAGTGGAGTGGTGGCAAACAAACAACCACGGGGAATTACACGGCGATTTCATAACGCCGAATAAtcatttccttttcttcattatAAAAAACAACCGAAATAGACAAAATCACGTGATTGACTACTTTTATTGGGGGTGATGTCACCACTTTTGTTCAAGCTGCTCATGATTGCTGCCTCTGATTGGCTGACCAAATGTATGCTTGTCCTTCGTTCCTtgtgaaagaaaaagaagaccTATCAACAACAAGTCTAGTAAATCGCTTTTGCGGCGTTTCGGCGACATGAAATTGGCGCACGGCAGACTATAGTACACAATAATTAATAATCAACTAAACTACAGTACTGGTACAGTAGACTTCAGCTGCCGAACTTGTTTTGGCCAGCAGGTGGCTGGCGCTCTCACAAGAAGTACATTCGCACGAGGGGGGGTTTGCTAATCAACGAAAAATGAACTATAGCTACCTcgcttttcctctttttcacctAACCTTGCAGCAAAATCATAGACTAAAACAGCACTCCTGACTGACCACCAATATCACCAACGAGATCACTGTTGTACCAAAATTCCACCACTGTCAATGCTATCGCAAATAGTGCTATGGGGCCATCCAAGTGCCTCCTTGCACACATCTGTTAAGCATTCGTCTGCCGTTTTCTCACACGACGCGTTCTGTGAGCATTTAGGGCAGTTTGTCCTACGCAAAAGGAGGTAATAGTAGAATTTGCGACTAGCCTGAGTCTGAGGACGGAGGAACGGCGTCTGCATCACATAGATACATTCTCGTTAATCATTAAAATAGCTCATAATCCTCTTATCTCAACAACTTTCTCTGATCCCTTTTTACTCCAAATTTTCCTCGGTATCCATCCTGCTGTATCCACCTCTATCTCTCCAGTCTCAACTATCAAATTCCAGCCAttcaagctcatcaaaCCCGCTATATAGACCCAGACGGCCGAATTCAGGACATGAGTCTCGCCAGATTTCAAGGTGCCGCGAAAGATAAGATTGCCGATAAATCGAGCCGGAATGAGAGCTGACGGTTCAGAAGCTATAGATGGGATAGAAGGTGACGGGGATGGTAAGTAGAGAATGAAACGtatgggaaggatgggagaCCGGTTGTGGATGGTAAATGCCACTGGGACCTTGCAAGCACTTACATGACGTGTCAGCTAAAAATGCGTTTTCCAGACTGGAACACTTACCCCATTTTGAAATCATGCTCAATCGGCCCATTATCCTCTCCAACCTTGACAGTAACTTCAACAgggtctt from Cryptococcus neoformans var. neoformans JEC21 chromosome 3 sequence includes the following:
- a CDS encoding Rab escort protein, putative; its protein translation is MSNIELESDSYDVVVIGTGIAESIAAAALAKAGKTVLHLDPNEYYGGEQASLTLDELVEWSTTRVESSSAAVSYTHASTSVVTPTLQNDRRRYALSLFPAILPSRGPLIDVLISSDVSKYVSFKLLDSVNIWDEDCAGARKVPGSKEEIFKDKSVSLMDKRKLMKFFMFAAGEFEHNDIIRGKETQPLLGFLQDSFALPTGLALSIAYAIAHCTSPEDQTLPALMKTRRYLKSLGRYGSSAFLVGQYGGAGEIAQGFCRGCAVYGGTYVLGQFGKPTLIDANDDDVTLSLPCHPRPVTAKHLISSSNHLPPSLLIPKSEPSKRTITAHSIAIISSLPKVLQRQLPSADDENGRSQLPEENDDTGLIVFPPENGNPTVRCLINGEGTGSCPSGQYILYFSCPASTASSPSNLLKPYLQRITSEPLFESYYVSTRATSSYSASSPKVIIVTPFYRDDLITEGLDWEVKEAEKAYYSVVGQDGVPFFDVTESEADEMGIFEDH